A genomic stretch from Georgenia muralis includes:
- a CDS encoding polyribonucleotide nucleotidyltransferase — translation MEGPEITSAEAVIDNGKFGTRTVRFETGRLARQAAGSAVAYLDDETMVLSATTVGKHPKDHFDFFPLTVDVEERQYAAGKIPGSFFRREGRPSTEAILACRLIDRPLRPTFVKGLRNEVQVVETVLAIHPDDTYDVLAINAASLSTQISGLPFSGPIGGTRIAYIDDQWVAFPRYSELEKAVFSMVVAGRIAGDDVAIMMVEAEATDNAWTLIKDHGATAPTEEIVAAGLEAAKPFIKALCDAQSEVAAVSAKPTAEFPLFLDYQDDVVEAVEAHVSADLAQAITIPGKQDRESRQEEIRAGMLEALGERFEGRDKELSAAFRAITKKAVRQRVLKDGVRMDGRGLKDIRTLSAEVEVLPRVHGSAIFERGETQILGVTTLNMLRMEQQLDTLSPVTRKRYMHNYNFPPYSTGETGRVGSPKRREIGHGALAERALMPVLPPREEFPYAIRQVSEALGSNGSTSMGSVCASTLSMLNAGVPLRAAVAGIAMGLMSDTVDGETRYAALTDILGAEDAFGDMDFKVAGTREFITAIQLDTKLDGIPASVLASALTQARDARLYILDVMNEAIDTPDEMAATAPRVITVKVPVDKIGEVIGPKGKMINQIQEDTGADISIEDDGTVYIGATDGPSAEAARQAVNAIANPQMPEIGERFVGTVVKTTSFGAFVSLSPGKDGLLHISQIRRLVGGKRVENVEDVLSVGQKVQVELAEIDPRGKLSLHAVVEGEENTPADDEDQNEETAEATTEEAPRTERREGGRSRRRTRTRHDEGGADSGDDA, via the coding sequence GTGGAGGGTCCCGAGATCACGTCCGCAGAAGCCGTCATCGACAACGGCAAGTTCGGCACCAGAACCGTTCGCTTCGAGACCGGCCGCCTGGCCCGTCAGGCCGCCGGCTCCGCCGTGGCCTACCTCGACGACGAGACCATGGTCCTGTCGGCCACGACCGTCGGCAAGCACCCCAAGGACCACTTCGACTTCTTCCCCCTCACGGTGGACGTCGAGGAGCGCCAGTACGCCGCCGGCAAGATCCCCGGCTCGTTCTTCCGCCGCGAGGGCCGGCCCTCGACCGAGGCGATCCTCGCCTGCCGGCTCATCGACCGCCCGCTGCGCCCGACCTTCGTCAAGGGCCTGCGCAACGAGGTCCAGGTCGTCGAGACCGTCCTCGCCATCCACCCGGACGACACCTACGACGTCCTGGCGATCAACGCCGCCTCGCTGTCCACCCAGATCTCCGGCCTGCCGTTCTCGGGGCCGATCGGTGGCACGCGCATCGCCTACATCGACGACCAGTGGGTCGCCTTCCCGCGCTACTCCGAGCTGGAGAAGGCCGTCTTCTCCATGGTCGTGGCCGGCCGCATCGCCGGCGACGACGTCGCGATCATGATGGTCGAGGCCGAGGCGACCGACAACGCCTGGACGCTCATCAAGGACCACGGCGCCACCGCCCCCACCGAGGAGATCGTCGCCGCCGGCCTCGAGGCCGCCAAGCCCTTCATCAAGGCGCTGTGCGACGCCCAGTCCGAGGTCGCCGCCGTCTCGGCCAAGCCGACGGCGGAGTTCCCCCTGTTCCTGGACTACCAGGACGACGTCGTCGAGGCCGTCGAGGCCCACGTCAGCGCGGACCTCGCCCAGGCGATCACCATCCCGGGCAAGCAGGACCGCGAGTCCCGCCAGGAGGAGATCCGGGCGGGGATGCTCGAGGCGCTCGGCGAGCGTTTCGAGGGACGCGACAAGGAGCTCTCCGCCGCGTTCCGCGCCATCACCAAGAAGGCCGTGCGTCAGCGCGTCCTCAAGGACGGCGTGCGCATGGACGGGCGCGGGCTCAAGGACATCCGCACCCTCTCCGCCGAGGTCGAGGTGCTGCCGCGGGTGCACGGCTCGGCGATCTTCGAGCGTGGCGAGACCCAGATCCTCGGTGTCACCACGCTGAACATGCTCCGCATGGAGCAGCAGCTCGACACCCTCTCGCCGGTCACGCGCAAGCGGTACATGCACAACTACAACTTCCCGCCCTACTCGACCGGTGAGACCGGCCGCGTGGGCTCGCCCAAGCGCCGCGAGATCGGCCACGGCGCCCTGGCGGAGCGGGCCCTGATGCCCGTCCTGCCCCCGCGCGAGGAGTTCCCCTACGCGATCCGTCAGGTCTCCGAGGCGCTCGGCTCCAACGGCTCGACCTCGATGGGCTCCGTCTGCGCCTCGACCCTGTCGATGCTCAACGCCGGTGTGCCGCTGCGCGCCGCCGTCGCGGGCATCGCGATGGGCCTGATGTCGGACACCGTCGACGGGGAGACCCGCTACGCCGCCCTGACCGACATCCTCGGGGCCGAGGACGCCTTCGGTGACATGGACTTCAAGGTCGCCGGCACGCGCGAGTTCATCACCGCCATCCAGCTCGACACCAAGCTCGACGGCATCCCCGCCTCGGTCCTGGCCTCGGCCCTGACCCAGGCCCGCGACGCGCGCCTGTACATCCTCGACGTCATGAACGAGGCCATCGACACCCCCGACGAGATGGCCGCGACCGCCCCGCGCGTCATCACCGTCAAGGTCCCCGTGGACAAGATCGGCGAGGTCATCGGGCCGAAGGGCAAGATGATCAACCAGATCCAGGAGGACACCGGCGCGGACATCTCGATCGAGGACGACGGCACCGTCTACATCGGCGCGACCGACGGTCCCTCGGCCGAGGCGGCCCGCCAGGCGGTCAACGCCATCGCGAACCCGCAGATGCCCGAGATCGGCGAGCGGTTCGTCGGCACGGTCGTCAAGACCACCTCCTTCGGCGCGTTCGTCTCGCTCAGCCCCGGCAAGGACGGCCTGCTGCACATCTCGCAGATCCGCCGGCTCGTGGGCGGCAAGCGCGTGGAGAACGTCGAGGACGTCCTCTCCGTCGGGCAGAAGGTCCAGGTCGAGCTCGCCGAGATCGACCCCCGCGGCAAGCTCTCGCTGCACGCCGTCGTCGAGGGCGAGGAGAACACCCCCGCCGACGACGAGGACCAGAACGAGGAGACCGCGGAGGCCACCACCGAGGAGGCTCCCCGCACCGAGCGCCGCGAGGGCGGTCGCAGCCGGCGCCGGACCCGCACCCGCCACGACGAGGGCGGCGCGGACTCCGGGGACGACGCCTGA
- a CDS encoding M16 family metallopeptidase: MPHPLNLGPAGSPGTEVRTEQDGSVIRRSVLPGGIRVLTEEMPGQRSTAVGAWVAVGSRDETDGHHGSTHFLEHLLFKGTPTRTALDIAEAFDAVGGEANAATGKEHTSYYARVLDVDLPMAVDVIADMVTSSLIDPGELETERGVILEELAMNDDDPVDVAHERFTTAVLGDHPLGRPIGGTPETIRAVPREAVLEHYRRTYVPRELVVTAAGSVDHDALCTQVVAAVRAGGWTLDPAAVPAARRHGAAAAHARGIDVPGSGAVVVPGPESALLPTTGTAATVRRPTEQANVLLGGRGIQAGDERRYTLSVLTTVLGGGMSSRLFQEIREKRGLAYSTYAFASSYAEAGTFGLYAGCAPGNVEQVVQLLVAEWERLAADGITPEELARGVGQLRGNLVLGLEDNGSRMARLGRAEIVHGELTSLDEMIEQISAVTARQVRDLAAELAAAPRSLVVVGPFDDDLAARLLTAG, encoded by the coding sequence ATGCCCCACCCGCTGAACCTGGGTCCTGCCGGGTCGCCCGGCACCGAGGTCCGCACCGAGCAGGACGGCAGCGTCATCCGGCGCTCCGTCCTGCCCGGGGGGATCAGGGTCCTCACCGAGGAGATGCCCGGTCAGCGCTCCACCGCGGTGGGGGCGTGGGTGGCCGTCGGCTCGCGTGACGAGACCGACGGCCACCACGGCTCCACCCACTTCCTCGAGCACCTGCTGTTCAAGGGCACGCCGACCCGCACCGCCCTGGACATCGCCGAGGCCTTCGACGCCGTCGGCGGCGAGGCCAACGCCGCCACCGGCAAGGAGCACACCTCCTACTACGCCCGCGTCCTCGACGTCGACCTGCCCATGGCGGTGGACGTCATCGCCGACATGGTGACCTCCTCCCTCATCGACCCGGGCGAGCTCGAGACCGAGCGGGGCGTCATCCTCGAAGAGCTCGCGATGAACGACGACGACCCCGTCGACGTCGCCCACGAGCGCTTCACCACCGCCGTGCTGGGGGACCACCCCCTCGGCCGTCCCATCGGCGGGACCCCCGAGACCATCCGGGCCGTCCCGCGCGAGGCCGTCCTCGAGCACTACCGGCGCACCTACGTCCCGCGTGAGCTCGTCGTCACCGCCGCCGGCAGCGTCGACCACGACGCGCTGTGCACCCAGGTCGTCGCCGCCGTCCGCGCGGGCGGCTGGACCCTCGACCCCGCGGCCGTCCCGGCGGCGCGCCGTCACGGCGCGGCGGCGGCCCACGCCCGCGGCATCGACGTGCCGGGCTCCGGCGCCGTCGTCGTGCCCGGCCCCGAGTCGGCCCTGCTGCCCACCACGGGCACGGCCGCCACGGTGCGGCGCCCCACGGAGCAGGCCAACGTCCTCCTCGGTGGGCGCGGCATCCAGGCGGGCGACGAGCGCCGGTACACCCTGTCCGTGCTCACCACCGTCCTGGGCGGCGGGATGAGCTCGCGGCTGTTCCAGGAGATCCGTGAGAAGCGGGGCCTGGCCTACTCCACCTACGCCTTCGCCTCGTCCTACGCCGAGGCCGGCACCTTCGGCCTCTACGCCGGCTGCGCACCGGGCAACGTCGAGCAGGTCGTCCAGCTGCTCGTCGCCGAGTGGGAGCGGCTGGCCGCCGACGGCATCACCCCCGAGGAGCTCGCCCGTGGGGTGGGGCAGCTGCGGGGGAACCTCGTCCTCGGCCTGGAGGACAACGGCTCGCGGATGGCCCGCCTGGGCCGTGCGGAGATCGTCCACGGCGAGCTCACCAGCCTGGACGAGATGATCGAGCAGATCTCCGCGGTGACGGCCCGGCAGGTGCGCGACCTCGCCGCCGAGCTGGCCGCCGCGCCACGCTCCCTCGTCGTCGTGGGTCCGTTCGACGACGACCTCGCGGCCCGGCTCCTCACTGCCGGCTGA
- a CDS encoding alpha/beta family hydrolase, translated as MSSALPTDVLDVGTLHGPARVHLTVPARAVAALLLGHGAGGGVDAPDLRAASEAAARLGLAVGLVEQPYRVAGRRAPAPARHLDAAWTAVADHLRSGPLAGLALVVGGRSSGARVACRTAAATGAVAVLCLAFPVRPPGRPDAPDRLGELDAVGVPTLVVQGERDAFGVPPGAPGRDVVVVAGDHGLKKDLAAVAAAVAQWLPRVVGPR; from the coding sequence ATGTCCTCAGCGCTTCCGACCGACGTCCTGGACGTCGGGACACTCCATGGACCCGCCCGTGTCCACCTCACGGTCCCGGCCCGCGCCGTCGCGGCCCTGCTCCTCGGGCACGGGGCCGGCGGCGGGGTCGACGCCCCGGACCTGCGGGCGGCGAGCGAGGCCGCAGCCCGTCTCGGGCTGGCGGTCGGGCTCGTGGAGCAGCCCTACCGGGTGGCCGGGCGCCGGGCGCCCGCGCCCGCGCGCCACCTCGACGCCGCGTGGACCGCGGTGGCCGACCACCTCCGGTCGGGCCCCCTCGCCGGGCTGGCGCTGGTGGTCGGCGGGCGGTCCTCGGGTGCCCGGGTGGCCTGCCGGACGGCGGCGGCCACGGGGGCCGTGGCCGTGCTGTGTCTGGCCTTCCCGGTGCGGCCACCGGGCCGTCCGGACGCGCCCGACCGGCTCGGCGAGCTCGACGCCGTCGGCGTGCCCACCCTGGTGGTCCAGGGTGAGCGCGACGCGTTCGGCGTGCCCCCCGGTGCGCCCGGACGCGACGTCGTCGTGGTCGCCGGCGACCACGGCCTCAAGAAGGACCTCGCCGCCGTGGCGGCGGCCGTGGCGCAGTGGCTCCCCCGCGTCGTGGGCCCGCGGTGA
- a CDS encoding glycoside hydrolase family 3 protein: MTSSARATRRRGLVGLAVAIPLTLSVGVGAVAAPSGDAPDNQGKPPTHSQAGGVAWDTAPVEARVKRILLKEGEKFKDLNGNNKLDPYEDWREHVDVRVADLVGQMTLEEKAGLMLIDTLNAECIDGDVASVSATGLDYIDNQNMHRLIFRNVVSDEAVCGAPGGGFQASTRLTPADAATFMNRVQEVSEGTRLGIPVLYKSNARNHIDPQARAGINESAGAFSAFPKEAGIAAAALGEQALATGEATDGDMSVVDDFAGVMADEWASIGLRGMYGYMADLSTEPRWYRTHETFTEDADLGANIMGELVETLQGPVGADGNSLSPETAVALTMKHFPGGGPQELGLDPHYAFGKTQVYPGDAFGYHLKPFEAAIEAGVSSIMPYYGVPMDVSYEGIDYDEVGMAFSDQIVNGLLREQMGFAGYVNSDTGIINDRAWGFEEATIPERVAAAINGGTDTLSGFHDVATITDLVADGLVSEERVTLAAERLLAPMFEMGLFENPYVDPEVATATVGNDENRATALDLQRRSAVLLQNTEVDGDTLLPLETGSSLYVLGNVSAATAQEYGYDVTDGNTADPADRPSAEGSDAAVISVTVNNTGTGAYRSNDPATGLNEDDLSPIVWDGALGLDGQSPYGAADACVAYGASSCTDNGLRFGGSYPWESSILDFTGMAEAQSWTITPSLDTIQAVMDEVGAENVVLDVYFRQPYVLDEASGLRDAGAILANFGSTDRALLDVLSGEFAPQGRLPFALPASRLAVEEQYSDLPGYEETADGALFPYGFGLTYDS, translated from the coding sequence ATGACCAGCTCTGCCCGCGCGACGCGCAGGAGAGGCCTCGTCGGCCTCGCCGTCGCCATCCCCCTCACCCTTTCCGTCGGGGTCGGCGCCGTCGCCGCCCCTTCAGGAGACGCGCCCGACAACCAGGGCAAACCCCCGACCCACTCACAGGCCGGAGGTGTCGCGTGGGACACCGCACCGGTCGAGGCGCGGGTCAAGCGGATCCTCCTCAAGGAGGGGGAGAAGTTCAAGGACCTCAACGGGAACAACAAGCTCGACCCGTACGAGGACTGGCGCGAGCACGTCGACGTGCGTGTCGCCGACCTCGTCGGGCAGATGACGCTCGAGGAGAAGGCCGGCCTCATGCTCATCGACACGCTCAACGCCGAGTGCATCGACGGCGACGTCGCGAGCGTCTCCGCCACCGGCCTCGACTACATCGACAACCAGAACATGCACCGGCTCATCTTCCGCAACGTCGTCAGCGACGAGGCTGTCTGCGGGGCGCCCGGCGGCGGGTTCCAGGCCTCCACGCGCCTGACCCCTGCGGATGCCGCCACCTTCATGAACCGGGTGCAGGAGGTCTCGGAGGGAACCCGCCTGGGGATCCCGGTCCTGTACAAGTCCAACGCCCGCAACCACATCGACCCGCAGGCGCGAGCCGGCATCAACGAGTCCGCCGGCGCGTTCAGCGCCTTCCCGAAAGAGGCCGGCATCGCCGCCGCCGCCCTGGGCGAGCAGGCGCTGGCCACCGGTGAGGCCACCGACGGCGACATGAGCGTCGTCGACGACTTCGCCGGCGTCATGGCCGACGAGTGGGCCTCCATCGGTCTGCGAGGCATGTACGGCTACATGGCCGACCTGTCGACCGAGCCGCGCTGGTACCGCACCCACGAGACGTTCACCGAGGACGCCGACCTCGGGGCCAACATCATGGGCGAGCTGGTCGAGACGCTCCAGGGGCCCGTCGGTGCCGACGGGAACTCCCTGAGCCCGGAGACCGCGGTCGCCCTGACCATGAAGCACTTCCCGGGTGGCGGCCCGCAGGAGCTCGGCCTGGACCCGCACTACGCGTTCGGCAAGACCCAGGTGTACCCCGGTGACGCCTTCGGCTACCACCTCAAGCCCTTCGAGGCGGCCATCGAGGCCGGCGTCTCGTCGATCATGCCGTACTACGGCGTGCCGATGGACGTCAGCTACGAGGGCATCGACTACGACGAGGTCGGCATGGCGTTCTCCGACCAGATCGTCAACGGCCTCCTGCGCGAGCAGATGGGCTTCGCCGGCTACGTCAACTCCGACACCGGCATCATCAACGACCGGGCCTGGGGCTTCGAGGAGGCCACCATCCCCGAGCGGGTGGCTGCCGCGATCAACGGTGGTACCGACACCCTGTCGGGCTTCCACGACGTCGCGACCATCACCGATCTCGTCGCGGACGGTCTCGTCAGCGAGGAGCGCGTGACCCTCGCCGCCGAGCGGCTCCTGGCGCCGATGTTCGAGATGGGCCTCTTCGAGAACCCGTACGTCGACCCCGAGGTGGCCACGGCCACGGTCGGCAACGACGAGAACCGCGCGACCGCCCTCGACCTGCAGCGCCGGTCCGCCGTGCTCCTGCAGAACACCGAGGTCGACGGCGACACGCTCCTCCCGCTCGAGACGGGTTCGAGCCTCTACGTCCTCGGCAACGTCAGCGCCGCGACGGCCCAGGAGTACGGGTACGACGTCACCGACGGCAACACGGCCGACCCCGCGGACCGGCCGAGCGCCGAGGGCAGCGACGCCGCCGTCATCTCCGTCACCGTGAACAACACGGGCACCGGCGCCTACCGCAGCAACGACCCCGCCACGGGCCTGAACGAGGACGACCTCAGCCCGATCGTCTGGGACGGCGCCCTGGGGCTGGACGGGCAGAGCCCCTACGGTGCCGCGGACGCGTGCGTCGCCTACGGCGCCTCCTCATGCACGGACAACGGCCTGCGCTTCGGTGGCTCCTACCCGTGGGAGTCGAGCATTCTCGACTTCACCGGCATGGCCGAGGCGCAGTCCTGGACGATCACGCCCTCGCTGGACACCATCCAGGCGGTCATGGACGAGGTCGGTGCCGAGAACGTCGTGCTGGACGTCTACTTCCGTCAGCCGTACGTGCTGGACGAGGCCTCCGGCCTGCGGGACGCCGGCGCCATCCTCGCGAACTTCGGGTCCACCGACCGTGCACTCCTGGACGTCCTGTCCGGCGAGTTCGCGCCGCAGGGTCGGCTGCCCTTCGCGCTGCCGGCCTCCCGGCTGGCCGTGGAGGAGCAGTACAGCGACCTGCCCGGGTACGAGGAGACGGCGGACGGGGCCCTGTTCCCGTACGGCTTCGGCCTCACGTACGACAGCTGA
- the dapB gene encoding 4-hydroxy-tetrahydrodipicolinate reductase, which produces MTSLAVAVVGAAGRMGRTVCSAVDAAPDLDLTVRADVGDDLAALSGRARVAVDFTVPAVTEANVHALLDAGLHVVVGTTGWTEESLGRVRDHLEKVNAGRPDGLGVLIAPNFALSAVLAMSFARQAARFFESAEVVELHHPDKVDAPSGTALTTARHIAEARTRAGLGPVPDATEKQLDGARGAVVDGVHVHAVRLRGLVAHEEVLLGNPGEQLTIRTDSFDRSSFMPGVLLAVREVVHRPGLTVGLEQVLDL; this is translated from the coding sequence ATGACCTCTCTCGCTGTGGCAGTGGTGGGCGCCGCCGGGCGCATGGGCCGGACGGTCTGCTCGGCCGTCGACGCGGCCCCGGACCTCGACCTCACGGTGCGCGCCGACGTCGGTGACGACCTCGCCGCGCTGTCCGGGCGGGCGCGGGTGGCCGTCGACTTCACCGTCCCGGCCGTCACCGAGGCCAACGTCCACGCACTCCTCGACGCGGGCCTGCACGTCGTCGTCGGCACGACCGGCTGGACGGAGGAGTCGCTCGGCCGGGTCCGGGACCACCTCGAGAAGGTCAACGCCGGGCGCCCGGACGGGCTCGGGGTCCTGATCGCCCCCAACTTCGCCCTCTCCGCGGTGCTCGCCATGAGCTTCGCCCGGCAGGCCGCCCGGTTCTTCGAGTCGGCGGAGGTCGTCGAGCTGCACCACCCCGACAAGGTCGACGCCCCGTCGGGGACCGCCCTGACCACGGCCCGGCACATCGCCGAGGCGAGGACCCGGGCCGGTCTGGGGCCCGTCCCGGACGCGACCGAGAAGCAGCTCGACGGGGCGCGCGGCGCCGTCGTCGACGGCGTCCACGTCCACGCGGTGCGGCTGCGCGGCCTCGTGGCGCACGAGGAGGTCCTCCTCGGCAACCCGGGCGAACAGCTGACGATCCGCACCGACTCCTTCGACCGGTCCAGCTTCATGCCGGGCGTCCTGCTGGCGGTCCGCGAGGTCGTCCACCGGCCCGGTCTGACCGTGGGGCTGGAGCAGGTCCTCGACCTGTAG
- a CDS encoding BCCT family transporter, with protein MNAATRLHDRLGLRTSPRIFFGAAAVVLTFVVATIAFTDQVDAAFAAASGWLLANLGWFYILGVTTFLVFLLYMAASRYGRVKLGPENETPDHSGPTWFGMLFAAGIGTILMFWAVAEPMNHFANPPRQDVEPGSAAAFVEAMNFTLYHFGLHTWVIFALPGLAFAYFMYKRNLPPRVSSIFHPILGERIHGPVGRAIDVVAIVGTMFGVAVSVGLGTMQINSGLATLVGLDESRLVQILIIVAVTSIAIVSVALGLDKGIKRLSNLNIVVAVGLLFFVLVTGPTLLLLKGTLESFGSYLGALPELSLWNDTINDSGWQSGWTVFYWAWTISWSPFVGIFVARISRGRTIREFVGGVLAAPVLFSVAWFGIFGWASFDIERNAPGTLVGPVVEDGDVATAMFVFLEQFPFATVLSVVAILLVVVFFTTSVDSAALVMDTIANGHEDPAPTRQRVFWALAVGAVAATLLGATGAGGLTALQQVIIVVGLPFFVMGYLMIYTLLAALREDAGEAPLLRTKRWRRVLPPEEAARRAEEGAALRRPDTGTSLAAPVHPATGEADPLHQSPSR; from the coding sequence GTGAACGCCGCGACCCGTCTCCACGACCGCCTCGGGCTCCGGACGAGCCCCCGGATCTTCTTCGGCGCGGCGGCGGTGGTCCTCACCTTCGTCGTCGCGACCATCGCCTTCACGGACCAGGTCGACGCCGCCTTCGCGGCGGCGTCCGGGTGGCTCCTGGCCAACCTCGGCTGGTTCTACATCCTCGGCGTGACCACGTTCCTCGTGTTCCTGCTCTACATGGCCGCCAGCCGGTACGGGCGCGTGAAGCTGGGCCCGGAGAACGAGACGCCCGACCACTCCGGACCCACGTGGTTCGGCATGCTCTTCGCCGCCGGCATCGGCACCATCCTCATGTTCTGGGCGGTGGCCGAGCCCATGAACCACTTCGCGAACCCGCCGCGTCAGGACGTCGAACCCGGCTCGGCGGCGGCGTTCGTCGAGGCGATGAACTTCACCCTCTACCACTTCGGGCTGCACACCTGGGTGATCTTCGCCCTGCCCGGACTGGCGTTCGCGTACTTCATGTACAAGCGGAACCTCCCGCCGCGGGTGAGCTCGATCTTCCACCCGATCCTGGGGGAGCGGATCCACGGGCCGGTCGGCCGGGCGATCGACGTCGTCGCCATCGTCGGCACGATGTTCGGCGTGGCCGTCTCGGTCGGCCTGGGCACCATGCAGATCAACTCCGGCCTGGCGACCCTCGTCGGGCTCGACGAGTCCCGGCTCGTGCAGATCCTCATCATCGTCGCGGTGACGTCGATCGCGATCGTCTCGGTGGCGCTGGGCCTGGACAAGGGCATCAAGCGGCTGTCCAACCTCAACATCGTCGTGGCCGTCGGGCTGCTGTTCTTCGTCCTCGTCACCGGCCCCACGCTCCTGCTCCTCAAGGGGACGCTGGAGTCCTTCGGCAGCTACCTCGGCGCGCTGCCCGAGCTCTCGCTGTGGAACGACACGATCAACGACAGCGGCTGGCAGAGCGGCTGGACCGTCTTCTACTGGGCGTGGACCATCTCCTGGTCGCCGTTCGTGGGCATCTTCGTCGCGCGGATCTCCCGCGGCCGCACGATCCGGGAGTTCGTCGGAGGCGTGCTCGCCGCTCCCGTGCTGTTCTCGGTCGCCTGGTTCGGCATCTTCGGCTGGGCCTCCTTCGACATCGAGCGCAACGCCCCCGGCACCCTGGTCGGGCCGGTGGTCGAGGACGGCGACGTCGCCACGGCGATGTTCGTCTTCCTCGAGCAGTTCCCCTTCGCGACGGTCCTCTCCGTCGTCGCGATCCTCCTCGTCGTCGTCTTCTTCACGACGTCGGTCGACTCGGCCGCCCTGGTCATGGACACCATCGCCAACGGGCACGAGGACCCGGCGCCGACGCGTCAGCGGGTCTTCTGGGCGCTCGCCGTCGGCGCGGTCGCCGCCACCCTGCTCGGCGCCACGGGCGCGGGGGGCCTCACGGCCCTGCAGCAGGTCATCATCGTCGTCGGGCTGCCGTTCTTCGTCATGGGCTACCTCATGATCTACACGCTGCTGGCGGCGTTGCGCGAGGACGCCGGCGAGGCGCCGCTGCTGCGGACCAAGCGGTGGCGACGGGTGCTCCCGCCGGAGGAGGCCGCCCGACGGGCCGAGGAGGGCGCCGCCCTGCGCCGTCCGGACACCGGGACCTCCCTGGCCGCGCCCGTCCACCCGGCCACCGGCGAGGCGGACCCGCTCCACCAGTCACCGTCGCGCTGA
- a CDS encoding GNAT family N-acetyltransferase, producing the protein MSTPGVPGPHDDVLAGLSDPHAGHGHDDPLRPTSDVSVRPALPEDAAALGDVHARTLRATLAAGTGADLPADVAGAVDPEALAAAWSAAIVSPPTRAHRVLTALAGGQVVGFAAFAPATDPVEVTPARDAEAVADDATAGTDAPAGTDAPADTDAPTDTDAPTGAVAEILALEVPAAHARRGHGSRLLAACADLLRDQGTARVQVWAVEGDESRARFLAEAGFAPAGLRRRLQVGAAELVETCWYADL; encoded by the coding sequence GTGAGCACCCCCGGCGTCCCAGGCCCGCACGACGACGTCCTCGCGGGCCTGAGCGACCCGCACGCGGGGCACGGCCACGACGACCCCCTGCGTCCCACCTCCGACGTCTCGGTGCGCCCGGCGCTCCCCGAGGACGCCGCGGCCCTCGGTGACGTCCACGCCAGGACCCTGCGCGCCACCCTGGCCGCCGGGACCGGGGCCGACCTGCCCGCCGACGTCGCCGGGGCGGTCGACCCGGAGGCCCTCGCCGCGGCGTGGTCGGCGGCGATCGTCTCACCGCCCACCCGCGCGCACCGCGTGCTCACCGCCCTGGCCGGCGGGCAGGTGGTGGGCTTCGCCGCGTTCGCGCCCGCGACCGACCCGGTCGAGGTCACGCCCGCGCGGGACGCCGAGGCCGTCGCCGACGACGCAACGGCCGGCACCGACGCCCCGGCCGGCACCGACGCCCCGGCCGACACCGACGCCCCGACCGACACCGACGCCCCGACCGGGGCGGTCGCGGAGATCCTCGCGCTCGAGGTCCCGGCCGCCCACGCCCGTCGCGGTCACGGCTCGCGTCTCCTCGCCGCCTGCGCCGACCTCCTGCGCGACCAGGGGACGGCGCGGGTGCAGGTGTGGGCGGTCGAGGGTGACGAGTCGCGGGCGCGGTTCCTCGCCGAGGCCGGGTTCGCCCCGGCGGGCCTGCGCCGCCGCCTGCAGGTCGGCGCCGCCGAGCTCGTCGAGACCTGCTGGTACGCCGACCTGTGA
- the dapA gene encoding 4-hydroxy-tetrahydrodipicolinate synthase, whose product MADTNDPRLPSRTFGSVATAMVTPFHDDGSIDVDAGVAVAVKLVDDGCDALVLHGTTGESPTTHQPEKDELVRAVVDAVGDRAMVIGGAGSNDTAHAVRIAQGAQRSGAHGLLVLAPYYNRPSQEGVYQHIKAVADAVDLPVILYDIPGRTGVAIGDETLDRLAEHPRVKGVKDATGDVPQGFERMARTGLEFYSGDDSLNFDWLAHGASGVISVVGHVAAGSYAEMVRAVDAGDLPVARDVAARLRPLVAALMGGGQGAVMSKHALQLLGVIPTATVRLPLVQASAAEVDALAAVLRSEGVLTA is encoded by the coding sequence ATGGCTGACACGAACGACCCCCGCCTGCCCTCGCGGACCTTCGGGTCGGTGGCGACGGCGATGGTCACCCCCTTCCACGACGACGGCTCGATCGACGTCGACGCCGGTGTGGCCGTGGCGGTCAAGCTCGTCGACGACGGCTGCGACGCCCTCGTCCTGCACGGCACCACGGGGGAGTCCCCCACGACGCACCAGCCCGAGAAGGACGAGCTCGTCCGCGCCGTCGTCGACGCGGTGGGCGACCGGGCGATGGTCATCGGCGGGGCCGGCTCGAACGACACCGCGCACGCCGTGCGGATCGCGCAGGGGGCGCAGCGCTCCGGGGCGCACGGGCTCCTCGTCCTCGCCCCGTACTACAACAGGCCCTCGCAGGAGGGGGTCTACCAGCACATCAAGGCGGTCGCCGACGCCGTCGACCTGCCGGTGATCCTCTACGACATCCCGGGCCGGACCGGCGTCGCCATCGGCGACGAGACCCTCGACCGGCTGGCCGAGCACCCCCGGGTCAAGGGCGTCAAGGACGCCACCGGTGACGTGCCCCAGGGGTTCGAGCGGATGGCCCGCACGGGCCTGGAGTTCTACTCCGGCGACGACTCCCTCAACTTCGACTGGCTCGCGCACGGCGCCTCCGGGGTCATCTCCGTCGTCGGCCACGTCGCCGCCGGGTCGTACGCGGAGATGGTGCGCGCGGTCGACGCCGGCGACCTGCCCGTGGCCCGGGACGTCGCCGCCCGCCTGCGGCCGCTCGTCGCCGCGCTCATGGGCGGCGGCCAGGGTGCCGTCATGTCCAAGCACGCCCTGCAGCTGCTCGGGGTCATCCCCACGGCCACGGTGCGCCTGCCGCTCGTGCAGGCCTCCGCCGCCGAGGTCGACGCCCTCGCCGCGGTGCTGCGCAGCGAGGGCGTCCTCACCGCCTGA